In Brachybacterium saurashtrense, the genomic stretch GAGCCGGGAGAGGTCGATGCCGATCATCGCGAGCACGAAGGAGAACTCGGCGGTGAGGTCCCGCGAGGCGGTGCCGTCGATCGAGTTCCACACCGACTCGGTGAAGCCGAGCTCGTGCGCGACCGCCTCCGGGTCCAGTCCCAGGCTGGAGCCGGCCAGCGCCCCGGAGCCGTAGGGCGAGACGTCCGCCCGGGCGTCCAGGTCCCGCAGCCGCTCCACGTCCCGCAGCAGCGGCCAGGCGTGGGCCAGCAGGTGGTGGCTGAGCAGCAGCGGCTGCGCGTGCTGGAGATGGGTGCGGCCCGGCATCGGGGCGCCGTGCACCTCGCGCGCCCGGGCGATGAGCACGTCCACGAGGTCCAGCACCTGGTCGCCGAGCACCCGCGCCTGGTCCCGCAGGAACAGCCGGATCAGGGTGGCGATCTGGTCGTTGCGGGAGCGGCCGGCGCGCAGCTTGCCGCCCAGCTCGGGGCCGGCCCGTTCGATGAGGCCGCGTTCGAGGGCGGTGTGCACGTCCTCGTCGTCGGGCGCGGCGACGAAGGCGCCGGAGGCGACGTCGGCCGCGAGACGGTCCAGGGCGTCCTGCATCCCGGCGAGCTCGTCGTCGGTGAGCAGGTCGGCGGCGTGCAGCACGTTCGCGTGGGCCGCGGAGCCGCGCAGGTCGTACTGCGCGAGTCGCCAGTCGAAGTGCGTGGACACCGACAGCGCCGCGAGGGCCGCGGCGGGGCCGGAGCCGAAGCGCCCGCCCCACAGGGAGGCCTTCTCCTGCGCGGCCGACGGGTCCGCGGCGGCCGACGGATCCGCGGCCGCGTCGGGCGTCGAGGGATCGGTGCTCATGCCCGGTCCTCGGAAGCGGCGTCGAAGTCCTCGCCGTTGCCGAAGGCGACGTCGCGGGCGGCGGCCTGCTTCGCGGCCAGGCCGTAGATGTCGATGAAGCCGCGGGCGCTGCCCTGGTCGAAGGTGTCGCCCTCGTCGTAGGTGGCGAGGTGGAAGTCGTACAGGCCGGTCTCGGTGCGGCGACCGGTCACGGTGGCGCGGCCGCCGTGGAGGGTCATGCGGATGTCGCCGGAGACGTAGCGCTGGGTGTCGGCGATGAACGCGTCCAGGGAGCGCTTGAGCGGGGAGAACCACTGGCCGTCGTAGACCAGGTCGGTCCAGCGGTCGCTCACGGTGCGCTTGAAGCGGGCCTGCTCGCGCTCGAGGGTGACCCGCTCGAGCTCCTGGTGCGCGGTGATCAGCGTCATCGCGCCCGGCGCCTCGTACACCTCGCGGGACTTGATGCCCACCAGGCGGTCCTCGACGATGTCGATCC encodes the following:
- the argH gene encoding argininosuccinate lyase, translated to MSTDPSTPDAAADPSAAADPSAAQEKASLWGGRFGSGPAAALAALSVSTHFDWRLAQYDLRGSAAHANVLHAADLLTDDELAGMQDALDRLAADVASGAFVAAPDDEDVHTALERGLIERAGPELGGKLRAGRSRNDQIATLIRLFLRDQARVLGDQVLDLVDVLIARAREVHGAPMPGRTHLQHAQPLLLSHHLLAHAWPLLRDVERLRDLDARADVSPYGSGALAGSSLGLDPEAVAHELGFTESVWNSIDGTASRDLTAEFSFVLAMIGIDLSRLAEEVILWNTKEFSFITLDDSFSTGSSIMPQKKNPDIAELARGKAGRVVGDLVGLLTTLKALPLAYNRDLQEDKEPVFDQVDSLELVLPAFTGMMATLVFHTDRMAELAPQGFSLATDIADHLVRRGVPFRSAHEISGACVKLAESQDKELWDLTDAELEGISEHLDASVREVLSVEGSIASRDAKGGTAPVRVAEQTDAAAATLTALRGFTRDRADS